From one Luteolibacter sp. SL250 genomic stretch:
- a CDS encoding efflux RND transporter permease subunit, with the protein MWIVRFALRFRYTIGVFAILILLFGVISARRMSTDILPVVESPEITLVWTYSGLNAKEMASKLTSFSEIATLNNVDDLLEVRSDTTNGVGLVKLKFQPYVKIEMALTQATAVSQTILRRMPSGTTPPLIVQTSPSSVPILQLVVSSDSMTDGQLYDYARLALRAQIQSIPGMRISLPYGGAARQVTIDLNPEALNAFDLSPADVNRAVGSQNLTLPSGVLRENDRELPVAINASPESVGAFLDLPIKTVGGRIVLLRDVANVRDGEALSTNVARLNGQNAVMVSVMKLGSSSTVDIVDGILARMDEIRKAAPEGVRVEPIFDQSVFVKAATASVLKEIVLVGSLVALVVMLFLGSYRSTMIVLTSIPLALLCSIMGLNLAGATFNLMTLGGLSLVIGILVDNALVEIENIKRQISLGKTVRQAILDGAAQVAFPEFVSTLGICIVFMPIFMLTGTAAFVFKPLALAVIFAMAASYLLSRTLVPTLAFMMLPSEVEAEKKPPGILRKLHHGIESTVDRLAAFQGMILGLFLRRWILIALILLGVFATGLFSAKHLKREFFPVTDAGLMSLFLRVPEGTRIEDTGRVFAEVHREIRRIIPAAELEFVAENIGAPYSVNQAWVPTTAVGSYDGEILVQLKEGHQPTARYMAEVRTMLKERFPTLQSFFRPADATSQTLASGSPTTFEVRFVGRDVPGNVKLAKDLVERFKNVPGAVDVTLREVLGLPEFYLEIDRIKAAQLGITQQDAVSSLLTFLGSGGSVSSSFWSDPVNGSSYEVQVIAPPAKVDSSEMLLQLPIRSSTGGEPVLLGAFAKLSERKNPASVSRSTMLPTYTVVANIQDRDLGAVTTDLEKILTDLRKHLKPSNRIELAGQAALMRSAYSELLTGLVLSAVLVFLVMVVNFQSWSMPFIAISGLPVAVSGAAFALWLTGTPLSVPALMGIIMVVGVSTANSVLVTSFARDRWADGLTGAAAALEAATTRLRPVMMTAMAMILGVIPMAIGHGEGGEQNAPLGRAVIGGLVFGTMASLFLVPTVFAWMKRRIHSDKPHPADTVTAGPSAH; encoded by the coding sequence ATGTGGATCGTCCGCTTCGCACTTCGTTTCCGTTACACCATCGGGGTTTTCGCCATTCTGATCCTCCTCTTCGGGGTGATATCCGCCCGCAGGATGTCGACTGACATCCTTCCCGTGGTTGAGAGCCCGGAGATCACGCTGGTCTGGACCTACAGTGGTCTCAACGCGAAGGAAATGGCGTCCAAGCTCACCTCGTTCTCAGAGATTGCCACGCTCAACAATGTGGATGACCTGCTGGAGGTCCGCTCCGACACGACCAACGGCGTCGGTCTGGTGAAGCTGAAGTTCCAGCCCTACGTGAAGATCGAGATGGCGCTCACGCAGGCCACCGCGGTTTCGCAGACGATCCTGAGGCGGATGCCCAGCGGCACGACCCCTCCGCTCATCGTCCAGACCAGTCCGTCCAGTGTTCCGATCCTGCAGCTTGTCGTTTCCTCGGACTCCATGACAGACGGCCAGCTCTATGACTATGCGCGTCTGGCGCTGCGCGCGCAGATCCAGAGCATCCCCGGCATGCGGATCTCCCTGCCCTATGGTGGAGCCGCCCGCCAGGTCACCATCGATCTGAATCCCGAGGCCCTCAATGCTTTCGACCTTTCCCCGGCGGATGTGAACCGCGCCGTCGGCAGCCAGAACCTCACCTTGCCATCCGGGGTCCTCCGCGAGAACGACCGCGAGCTGCCCGTGGCCATCAATGCGAGTCCGGAGTCCGTGGGGGCGTTCCTCGACCTGCCGATAAAAACGGTCGGCGGCCGCATCGTCCTCCTGCGGGATGTGGCGAATGTCCGCGATGGCGAGGCGCTCTCCACCAACGTCGCCCGGCTCAACGGCCAGAACGCGGTGATGGTATCCGTGATGAAGCTGGGGAGCTCATCTACGGTGGATATCGTAGATGGCATCCTCGCCAGGATGGATGAGATCCGGAAGGCCGCCCCGGAAGGCGTGCGGGTGGAACCGATCTTCGACCAGTCCGTGTTCGTGAAGGCGGCCACCGCCTCCGTGCTGAAGGAGATCGTCCTCGTCGGCTCCCTGGTCGCTCTGGTGGTGATGCTGTTCCTCGGCTCCTACCGCTCGACCATGATCGTCCTCACCTCCATCCCGCTGGCCCTGCTGTGTTCCATCATGGGCCTCAACCTGGCGGGCGCGACGTTCAACCTCATGACGCTCGGCGGCCTTTCCCTGGTCATCGGCATCCTGGTGGACAACGCGCTGGTGGAGATCGAAAACATCAAGCGGCAGATCTCCCTGGGTAAAACCGTTCGCCAGGCGATCCTCGACGGAGCGGCGCAGGTCGCGTTCCCGGAGTTCGTCTCAACGCTGGGCATCTGCATCGTTTTCATGCCCATCTTCATGCTGACGGGCACGGCCGCCTTCGTGTTCAAACCCCTCGCGCTGGCGGTCATCTTCGCCATGGCGGCCAGCTACCTGCTCTCCCGCACGCTGGTCCCCACCCTGGCGTTCATGATGCTGCCTTCCGAAGTGGAAGCGGAGAAAAAGCCGCCGGGCATCCTGCGGAAGCTCCACCACGGGATCGAGTCCACCGTGGATCGCCTCGCCGCCTTCCAGGGAATGATCCTCGGCCTTTTCCTGCGCCGGTGGATCCTCATCGCCCTCATCTTGCTCGGCGTGTTCGCCACCGGCTTGTTCTCCGCAAAGCACCTGAAGCGCGAATTCTTCCCCGTCACGGACGCCGGGTTGATGAGTCTTTTCCTGCGCGTGCCGGAAGGCACCCGGATCGAGGACACCGGCCGCGTATTCGCCGAGGTCCACCGTGAAATCCGGCGGATCATCCCCGCGGCAGAGCTCGAGTTCGTCGCGGAAAACATCGGCGCGCCTTATTCCGTGAACCAAGCATGGGTTCCCACGACTGCGGTGGGCTCCTATGACGGTGAGATCCTCGTGCAGTTGAAGGAGGGTCACCAACCGACCGCCCGCTACATGGCGGAGGTGAGGACCATGCTGAAGGAAAGGTTCCCCACCCTCCAGTCCTTCTTCCGTCCTGCGGACGCGACCAGCCAGACACTCGCCTCCGGCTCGCCCACCACCTTCGAGGTGCGCTTCGTCGGGCGCGATGTGCCGGGAAATGTGAAGCTGGCGAAGGACCTTGTGGAGCGCTTCAAGAATGTGCCGGGTGCGGTGGATGTCACCCTCCGCGAGGTGCTGGGGCTTCCGGAATTCTACCTGGAGATCGACCGTATCAAAGCCGCGCAGCTCGGCATCACGCAGCAGGATGCGGTTTCCTCCCTGCTCACCTTCCTCGGATCCGGCGGCAGTGTTTCCTCCAGCTTCTGGTCGGACCCCGTCAATGGATCATCGTATGAGGTGCAGGTGATCGCACCTCCGGCGAAGGTCGACTCCTCGGAAATGCTGCTCCAGCTTCCCATCCGGTCATCCACTGGAGGAGAGCCGGTCCTGTTGGGTGCGTTCGCCAAACTCAGCGAACGGAAGAACCCTGCGAGCGTCTCCCGCTCCACCATGCTCCCCACCTACACCGTGGTGGCGAACATCCAGGACCGGGACCTGGGAGCCGTGACAACGGACCTGGAAAAAATCCTCACGGATCTCCGGAAGCATCTCAAGCCGAGCAACCGCATCGAGCTGGCCGGACAGGCCGCGCTGATGCGCTCCGCCTACAGCGAGCTCCTGACCGGCCTGGTGCTTTCCGCGGTGCTGGTCTTCCTGGTGATGGTGGTGAACTTCCAGTCGTGGTCCATGCCGTTCATCGCCATCAGCGGACTTCCTGTCGCCGTATCCGGCGCTGCATTCGCGCTGTGGCTCACCGGCACCCCATTGAGCGTGCCCGCGCTCATGGGCATCATCATGGTGGTGGGGGTCTCCACGGCCAACAGCGTGCTCGTCACCAGTTTCGCCCGCGACCGGTGGGCGGACGGACTGACCGGCGCCGCCGCCGCCCTGGAAGCGGCCACCACACGTCTCCGGCCTGTGATGATGACCGCCATGGCCATGATTCTGGGCGTCATTCCCATGGCCATCGGCCACGGGGAAGGCGGGGAGCAGAACGCCCCGCTGGGCCGCGCGGTCATCGGCGGCCTCGTCTTCGGCACCATGGCCTCCCTTTTCCTCGTGCCCACCGTCTTCGCCTGGATGAAACGCCGTATCCACTCGGACAAGCCGCATCCGGCCGACACCGTCACCGCAGGGCCATCCGCCCATTGA
- a CDS encoding efflux RND transporter periplasmic adaptor subunit, which translates to MKSTAASLFLALSAIPGATAQQPAEVRTANPSAPEGEIVLQATGRTAPAKQARLFSRATGIINERRVDIGDRVKEGDVLAVIAAPEIHHGIDAAKAKVEQMKARKELAAALLSRGESLAASNAFSKETLDERRSTTKTAEADLLAAEADLRSLEEMQRFLVIRAPFDGTITARRVDIGDHVIGDQASENAWLFDIAQLKELRMVLFVPPATALRIQNGEEASVHFSDLPSREFAGKVSRSSGMIDSTSGTMQVELTLPNADFVLPAGLSGIAKIKSQAANAVLMIPSNAVANRDGIPNVALVENGKVKFQAIKPGRTMGPRIEILSGLTADGQVIISPNSLLRDGDPVNATPMAVTAKKGS; encoded by the coding sequence ATGAAATCCACCGCCGCCTCCCTGTTTCTCGCCCTGTCCGCGATCCCCGGCGCGACCGCCCAGCAACCGGCCGAAGTCCGCACCGCCAACCCCTCCGCTCCGGAAGGTGAGATCGTGCTCCAGGCAACCGGACGCACCGCCCCGGCAAAGCAGGCCCGCCTCTTCTCCCGCGCCACCGGCATCATCAATGAGCGCCGCGTCGACATCGGCGACCGGGTGAAGGAAGGGGACGTCCTCGCCGTCATCGCCGCCCCTGAGATCCACCACGGGATCGACGCCGCGAAAGCGAAGGTTGAACAAATGAAGGCACGCAAGGAGCTCGCCGCAGCCCTCCTTTCCCGGGGCGAATCCCTCGCCGCCAGCAATGCCTTCTCCAAGGAAACCCTGGATGAACGGCGCTCCACCACCAAAACCGCGGAAGCGGACCTCCTCGCCGCGGAGGCGGACCTGCGCTCGCTCGAGGAAATGCAGCGCTTCCTGGTCATCCGCGCGCCTTTTGACGGAACCATCACCGCGCGCCGTGTGGACATCGGCGACCACGTGATCGGGGATCAGGCCTCGGAAAATGCCTGGCTCTTCGACATCGCCCAGTTGAAGGAACTCCGCATGGTGCTCTTCGTGCCGCCGGCAACCGCCCTGCGGATCCAGAACGGCGAGGAAGCGAGCGTCCATTTCAGCGACCTGCCGAGCCGCGAGTTCGCCGGAAAGGTCAGCCGCTCCAGCGGCATGATCGACAGCACCTCCGGCACCATGCAGGTCGAGCTCACCCTGCCGAACGCCGATTTCGTACTCCCTGCGGGACTTTCCGGCATCGCGAAGATCAAATCCCAGGCCGCAAATGCGGTGCTCATGATTCCGTCGAACGCCGTCGCCAACCGCGACGGCATCCCGAATGTCGCCCTGGTGGAGAACGGCAAGGTGAAGTTCCAGGCCATCAAACCGGGCCGCACCATGGGACCGAGGATCGAGATCCTCTCCGGACTCACTGCGGATGGCCAGGTCATCATCAGCCCGAACTCCCTGCTTCGCGACGGAGACCCCGTGAACGCCACTCCGATGGCCGTCACGGCTAAAAAAGGCTCCTAG
- a CDS encoding RNA-binding S4 domain-containing protein, producing the protein MMESARADKWLWATRFFKTRSQAANTCELEKIHRAGHLVKPATGLRPGDVIELPFPDGPGQRVIRVLGLIEKRVGAPLAQACYEELTDPSVVVANKQALQDRRDAGGRPTKKERRQIGRIRGFWD; encoded by the coding sequence ATGATGGAAAGCGCGCGTGCGGACAAGTGGCTGTGGGCCACCCGGTTTTTCAAGACAAGGTCACAGGCGGCGAACACCTGCGAGCTGGAGAAAATCCACCGCGCGGGGCACCTGGTGAAGCCGGCCACGGGTTTGCGCCCCGGCGATGTGATCGAGCTTCCTTTCCCGGATGGGCCGGGACAGCGGGTGATCCGCGTGCTGGGCCTGATCGAGAAACGCGTGGGCGCGCCGTTGGCCCAGGCCTGCTACGAAGAATTGACAGATCCCTCCGTGGTGGTGGCCAACAAACAGGCCCTTCAGGACAGGCGCGATGCAGGCGGCCGCCCCACGAAAAAGGAGCGCCGCCAGATCGGGAGGATCCGCGGTTTTTGGGACTAG
- a CDS encoding ribonuclease H-like domain-containing protein — protein sequence MAGKNIVYFDLETQRSGNDVGGFANKNKMGVSVAVTYSTARGTYEIYPESEMDKLGEELVRADLVVGWNHIYFDYPVLQPYIFHTLAEQTINLDMMADLETKLGFRLKLDSVASASLGAGKSADGLDALKWWQEHKKTGNYEPLRKIAEYCAFDVKVTRLVHEYALQHGMLKYDDRNGGISEIAVDWA from the coding sequence GTGGCCGGAAAAAACATCGTCTATTTCGATCTCGAAACACAGCGCAGCGGCAATGACGTCGGCGGCTTCGCCAACAAGAACAAGATGGGGGTTTCCGTCGCCGTGACTTACAGCACCGCCCGCGGAACCTACGAAATCTACCCGGAGAGCGAGATGGACAAGCTGGGTGAGGAACTCGTCCGTGCGGACCTGGTGGTGGGATGGAACCACATCTACTTCGACTACCCCGTTCTCCAGCCCTACATCTTCCACACGCTCGCGGAGCAAACCATCAATCTGGACATGATGGCGGACCTGGAAACAAAGCTCGGCTTCCGGCTGAAGCTCGACTCCGTCGCCTCCGCGTCACTGGGCGCGGGCAAGAGCGCCGACGGCCTGGACGCCCTCAAATGGTGGCAGGAACACAAAAAGACCGGCAACTACGAGCCGCTCCGGAAAATCGCCGAGTACTGCGCCTTCGACGTGAAGGTGACCCGGCTCGTCCACGAATACGCCCTCCAGCACGGGATGCTCAAATACGACGACCGGAACGGCGGCATCAGTGAGATCGCCGTGGACTGGGCATAG
- a CDS encoding DNA-binding transcriptional regulator has protein sequence MIDALNGYGHKILDGISRYAQQKPEWRMAFFDRENHELADLVKTWKGDAIICTAIDDRFSDAAKHRDIPVINVTGRVESSSLIDVIGDAGATGEMAAKFLLGRGFRNLAFVANRKATLSEGRCSGFVAKAKEAGIETSVFQSSTREEGKLDAWLESLPKPLGLAATGDREASMVIEACWRLGIRVPGEVSVLGIGNYEQLCELSSPTLSSLEVDMERRGYEAARLLNHIFSGGPVPEDPILIPPAHVVERQSTNVFAFEDEAVVSALQFIRENAFRTINVKDVVAATTISRRSLEGRFSKLTGRTLHEEIWQAHFDLATRLLASSDLSLQEIAERSGFRTASALVNLFRQRFGVTPKEYRIANRR, from the coding sequence ATGATTGATGCCCTAAATGGATATGGGCACAAGATCCTGGACGGCATCAGCCGGTATGCCCAGCAGAAGCCGGAATGGAGGATGGCGTTCTTTGATCGCGAGAACCATGAGCTGGCGGATCTGGTCAAAACCTGGAAAGGGGACGCGATCATCTGTACGGCGATCGACGACCGGTTCAGTGACGCGGCGAAGCACCGCGATATTCCCGTCATCAATGTGACAGGGAGGGTTGAGAGCTCGAGCCTGATCGACGTGATCGGTGATGCGGGGGCGACCGGGGAGATGGCCGCGAAGTTCCTGCTGGGGCGTGGATTCAGGAATCTCGCCTTTGTGGCGAACAGGAAGGCGACCTTGTCCGAAGGGCGCTGCAGCGGTTTCGTTGCGAAGGCGAAGGAAGCCGGCATCGAGACGTCGGTCTTCCAAAGTTCAACCCGGGAAGAGGGGAAGCTGGATGCGTGGCTGGAAAGTCTGCCGAAGCCGTTGGGGCTGGCGGCAACGGGTGATCGTGAGGCATCGATGGTGATCGAAGCCTGCTGGCGGCTGGGTATCCGTGTGCCGGGAGAGGTTTCCGTGCTGGGAATCGGCAACTACGAGCAGCTCTGCGAGCTGTCCTCGCCGACGCTTTCCAGCCTGGAGGTGGATATGGAGCGCCGGGGCTATGAGGCGGCCAGGCTGCTCAACCATATTTTCAGCGGTGGTCCGGTTCCGGAGGATCCGATCCTGATCCCGCCCGCCCATGTGGTGGAGCGGCAGTCGACGAATGTCTTCGCTTTCGAGGATGAGGCGGTGGTATCCGCGCTCCAGTTCATCCGGGAGAACGCGTTCAGGACCATCAATGTGAAAGACGTGGTGGCGGCGACCACCATATCCCGGCGGTCGTTGGAAGGACGTTTCAGCAAGCTGACAGGGCGGACGCTGCATGAGGAAATCTGGCAGGCCCACTTTGACCTGGCGACCAGGCTCCTGGCGTCTTCCGACCTTTCCCTCCAGGAAATCGCCGAGCGCTCCGGATTCAGGACGGCGAGCGCGCTGGTGAATCTCTTCAGGCAGCGGTTCGGGGTGACGCCGAAGGAATACCGCATTGCCAACCGGCGGTGA